One genomic segment of Methanobacterium spitsbergense includes these proteins:
- the dapB gene encoding 4-hydroxy-tetrahydrodipicolinate reductase: MIRVAVTGAGGRMASKIIKSILKQEDMKVVAAIGTPNTPFEGKDIGEVIGVGKIDVQVKGAQKLAEVLKEKKPDVLVDFTKANAAVDTIKTSADCDVNVVVGTTGFSEEQMDEIERSIEGNKIKAVIAPNMAVGVNAFFKIIEDLAKILNDYDIEIIEAHHKNKVDAPSGTAVKTYEIIAEALRKNKDETYVYGRQGIVGARTSGEIGMHAVRGGDIVGDHTVLFVGEGERIEIVHRAHSRQVFVTGVIKSIRYVVGASEGKISDMGDVLGIK; encoded by the coding sequence ATTATTAAATCCATACTTAAACAGGAAGATATGAAAGTAGTTGCAGCTATAGGGACACCAAATACTCCTTTTGAAGGAAAGGATATTGGTGAAGTAATAGGTGTAGGAAAGATTGATGTTCAAGTAAAAGGTGCCCAGAAACTTGCTGAAGTTTTAAAAGAAAAGAAACCAGATGTTCTAGTTGATTTTACTAAAGCAAATGCAGCTGTGGATACAATCAAAACTTCTGCAGATTGTGATGTTAATGTAGTTGTAGGTACAACTGGATTTTCAGAAGAACAAATGGATGAAATAGAAAGATCTATCGAAGGAAATAAGATAAAAGCAGTTATTGCTCCAAACATGGCAGTAGGTGTGAATGCGTTCTTTAAGATCATTGAAGACCTTGCAAAGATTCTTAATGATTATGATATTGAAATAATAGAAGCTCATCATAAAAATAAAGTGGATGCCCCTTCAGGAACTGCTGTTAAAACTTATGAAATTATAGCTGAGGCACTTAGAAAAAATAAAGATGAAACTTATGTCTATGGTAGGCAGGGAATTGTAGGTGCACGAACTTCTGGAGAAATAGGAATGCATGCAGTTCGTGGAGGGGATATCGTTGGAGATCATACCGTACTTTTTGTCGGCGAAGGAGAGCGAATTGAAATTGTCCACAGAGCACATAGCAGACAAGTATTTGTAACAGGAGTAATTAAATCAATAAGATATGTTGTTGGAGCTTCTGAAGGAAAAATAAGTGACATGGGGGATGTTTTAGGTATAAAATAA
- a CDS encoding 2,5-diamino-6-(ribosylamino)-4(3H)-pyrimidinone 5'-phosphate reductase, which yields MTTENIKKPYVILNCAMTLDGKIATKTGSSEISGKMDLLRVHELRKEVDAIMVGINTVLADDPKLTVHKFQASPEDYPLRVVIDSKARTPLFSRVLNSDAPTIIAVSEIADSEKIEKLGEKAEVIVCGKNHVDLDLLMEKLALKGVKTLMLEGGSTLNYSMIIGDLVSEVRVCIAPMIAGGKEAKTLADGDGVQYMKDAVKLKLKKSYNLEEDLILEYQVISQ from the coding sequence ATGACAACAGAAAACATTAAAAAACCATATGTAATTCTGAACTGTGCAATGACCCTTGATGGGAAAATAGCAACTAAAACAGGCAGTTCTGAGATATCGGGTAAAATGGATCTATTGCGGGTTCATGAACTTCGTAAAGAAGTCGATGCTATAATGGTAGGGATAAATACTGTGTTAGCCGATGATCCAAAACTCACAGTTCATAAATTTCAGGCAAGTCCAGAAGATTATCCATTGAGAGTTGTTATTGACAGCAAGGCTAGAACACCACTCTTTTCAAGGGTTTTAAATTCGGATGCTCCAACAATAATTGCAGTTTCAGAGATTGCTGATTCTGAAAAAATTGAAAAGTTGGGTGAAAAAGCAGAAGTAATTGTTTGCGGCAAAAATCATGTTGATCTTGATTTACTAATGGAAAAACTTGCTTTAAAAGGAGTTAAAACACTTATGTTAGAGGGAGGATCAACTCTAAATTACTCAATGATAATTGGAGATCTTGTATCTGAAGTGCGTGTTTGCATAGCTCCAATGATAGCAGGGGGAAAGGAAGCTAAAACACTTGCAGATGGTGATGGAGTCCAATACATGAAGGATGCTGTAAAACTCAAATTAAAAAAAAGTTACAATTTGGAAGAAGACCTAATTTTAGAATATCAAGTTATCTCCCAATAA
- a CDS encoding histidinol phosphate phosphatase domain-containing protein, producing MKKRIDLHTHSIFSDGELLPSEIARRAQVLNHSAVAITDHVDASNIECVGKVINAVIDIRDNWDIEIIPGAEITHAPAEIIDKLAHQARKFGAEIVVVHGETIVEPVIEGTNWSAVNCPEVDILAHPGLITVEEVEIAKENGIALEISSRRGHCLGNGHVAKLANDVGADLVINTDTHMPGDLISYEMAYKVGLGTGLQDKEIKKALKDNPERILRKKGLLK from the coding sequence ATTAAAAAAAGAATAGATCTCCACACACACAGTATATTCAGCGATGGTGAACTTTTACCATCAGAAATAGCACGACGTGCTCAGGTATTAAATCACAGTGCTGTTGCAATAACAGACCATGTTGATGCATCGAATATTGAGTGTGTTGGTAAAGTAATAAATGCAGTTATAGACATAAGGGACAACTGGGACATAGAAATCATTCCAGGAGCCGAAATAACCCATGCACCAGCCGAAATTATTGATAAACTTGCCCATCAAGCAAGGAAGTTTGGTGCAGAAATTGTTGTTGTACATGGTGAAACAATTGTTGAACCTGTGATAGAAGGAACTAACTGGAGTGCAGTTAACTGTCCCGAAGTAGATATCCTCGCACATCCCGGCCTTATAACAGTTGAAGAAGTAGAAATTGCCAAGGAAAATGGTATTGCTCTGGAAATAAGTTCCAGAAGAGGACATTGTCTTGGAAATGGACATGTTGCAAAACTGGCAAATGATGTAGGGGCAGATCTGGTTATTAACACAGATACACATATGCCTGGAGATCTTATATCCTATGAAATGGCTTATAAAGTAGGTTTAGGTACAGGACTACAGGATAAAGAGATAAAAAAAGCTTTAAAAGATAATCCTGAGAGGATTCTCAGAAAAAAAGGTTTGTTAAAATAG
- a CDS encoding pantoate kinase, translating into MKCSIFAPSHITGFFEIIDNQNPLKRGSCGAGVAMDKGVITNLKIFDKNSSDSLKTSVTINGEEDVRNTTITFKTIEIMEREFNISKLVEDKSISIDHVLEVPIGAGFGTSAACALGTALSIAKILELDITYNKATSIAHLAEIEMESGLGDVIAEVNGGITLRIKEGAPGFGVTDKMILKKDLYVICKSLGGIETSEIIGDPIHKKRINNTGRNMLSMLLKNPVPEFFLKLSNKFAMETGLLSTEVSDIINILQEESMGASMAMLGNTAFALSETPDTTLDNVIISKIDSYGCRFL; encoded by the coding sequence ATGAAATGTTCTATTTTCGCACCATCTCATATAACTGGATTTTTTGAAATAATTGATAATCAAAACCCATTAAAGAGAGGATCCTGTGGTGCTGGTGTAGCAATGGATAAGGGTGTAATTACCAATCTTAAAATATTTGATAAGAATTCCTCAGATAGTTTAAAGACTAGTGTAACCATTAATGGGGAGGAAGATGTTAGAAATACTACCATAACCTTTAAAACAATTGAGATTATGGAAAGGGAATTTAATATTAGTAAACTCGTTGAGGACAAGTCAATCAGTATTGATCATGTATTAGAAGTACCCATAGGTGCAGGATTTGGAACCTCAGCAGCATGTGCACTTGGAACTGCCCTTTCAATAGCAAAGATTCTTGAACTAGATATAACCTATAATAAAGCCACAAGCATAGCTCATCTTGCAGAAATTGAAATGGAAAGCGGATTGGGGGATGTGATTGCTGAGGTAAATGGGGGTATCACCTTAAGAATAAAAGAAGGAGCTCCAGGATTTGGCGTAACAGACAAAATGATATTGAAAAAGGATTTATATGTAATATGCAAGAGTTTAGGAGGTATTGAAACATCAGAAATAATCGGTGATCCAATCCACAAAAAAAGAATCAACAACACAGGCAGAAACATGTTAAGCATGTTATTAAAAAATCCTGTTCCCGAATTTTTCCTTAAACTATCAAATAAATTTGCAATGGAAACAGGACTTCTTAGTACTGAAGTATCCGACATTATAAATATTCTCCAAGAAGAAAGTATGGGTGCATCAATGGCAATGCTTGGAAATACTGCATTTGCACTATCTGAAACACCAGATACAACTCTTGATAACGTTATAATTTCTAAAATTGATTCTTATGGATGTAGATTCCTTTGA
- a CDS encoding MarR family transcriptional regulator, producing the protein MKVFKKKGELTRFQILAEIAREQPHLRQKDIAKKLDITVQAVSENIKSLVDDGFVETGMGNARYKITKRGIEKVKNEAVNLSKYADNVLDTMNTYKSVWPALARENMKTGETVWLEMDKGTLYAGKEKKSAHAEVLNSASKGDDVALIKLGGTIKLQPGHVVIIQVPTINEGGSRACNMGEIEEIYARGFDRIGIMGTVSRAVTNKIGIQTDFEFATPYATVAAAKRGLNVLVFAVGKMSKSLTKKLEHEGLRYKIENVSLEEFQK; encoded by the coding sequence ATGAAGGTTTTCAAGAAAAAAGGCGAACTCACAAGATTCCAAATACTTGCAGAGATAGCAAGAGAACAACCCCATCTAAGACAGAAGGATATAGCTAAAAAGCTTGATATTACTGTGCAGGCTGTTTCAGAAAATATAAAAAGTCTTGTTGATGATGGCTTCGTTGAAACAGGTATGGGTAATGCCAGATATAAGATAACCAAACGAGGCATTGAAAAGGTTAAAAATGAGGCTGTAAACCTTAGTAAATATGCAGATAATGTACTGGATACCATGAATACTTATAAATCAGTATGGCCTGCATTAGCCAGGGAAAATATGAAAACTGGTGAAACAGTATGGTTAGAAATGGATAAAGGCACATTATATGCTGGAAAAGAAAAAAAATCTGCCCATGCTGAAGTTTTAAATTCAGCTTCTAAGGGGGATGATGTTGCCCTTATTAAACTTGGAGGTACAATTAAACTCCAACCCGGACATGTGGTTATAATACAGGTCCCAACCATTAACGAAGGAGGGTCCAGGGCATGCAACATGGGAGAAATCGAAGAAATTTATGCACGTGGATTTGATAGGATTGGAATCATGGGCACAGTTTCAAGAGCTGTGACAAACAAAATTGGAATCCAAACTGATTTTGAATTCGCAACTCCATATGCAACTGTTGCAGCTGCAAAAAGGGGACTTAATGTGTTGGTATTTGCTGTTGGAAAAATGAGTAAGAGTTTGACAAAAAAATTAGAACATGAAGGATTGAGATATAAGATAGAAAATGTTTCACTGGAAGAATTTCAAAAATAA
- the recJ gene encoding single-stranded-DNA-specific exonuclease RecJ: MLESDNSMNLSFNKAHELIKKSEDIKIYTHIDCDGVTAGAILSSMLDRLDKDHEIEFISLDKIDDLKAENELTIFSDLGSGQDLTEFCTSASKTLILDHHPPIRKMGQSMNGELVELNPHFHNIDGSYEISGGGMSYLLARTFGFQDLSWMGVLSAVGDMQNSFNGKMVGINHGILNESIKHQLVESKNDLAIYGRQTRPIFVALSYFGDVNLPITNNKTECLLLLNKLDIPTKNGRKHRSLCDLSVEEKGRLFSELVRMLSLEVPSKYVKYVPKLISGDSYEFLEEEKYSPLRDASEFSTAVNACGRHNHHKVALNVLKGDRGAGLDEMEHLALGHRRYLAQKMNWIRGDDRIIPLNNIQYFEGSEIKSEVIGTIAGMILSYGDWRKPIIGFTPIGEDKEGIKVSLRCSRLLAYNGIHFGNLIRKVAKKVGGTGGGHSVACGAYIPEGSTDKFLNLLDESLKGLI, translated from the coding sequence ATGCTTGAATCTGATAATTCAATGAACTTATCCTTTAATAAAGCACATGAATTGATTAAGAAATCCGAAGACATTAAAATATATACCCATATAGACTGTGATGGTGTTACAGCAGGTGCTATATTATCTTCAATGCTTGATAGGCTTGATAAGGATCATGAAATAGAATTTATAAGTCTTGATAAGATAGACGATCTTAAAGCAGAAAATGAACTTACAATATTTTCTGATCTCGGATCTGGACAAGATCTGACCGAATTTTGTACCTCCGCATCAAAAACTCTGATCCTTGACCATCACCCACCAATCAGGAAGATGGGACAATCAATGAATGGAGAACTAGTAGAATTAAATCCACATTTCCATAATATTGATGGATCCTATGAAATTTCGGGTGGAGGAATGAGCTATCTCCTTGCAAGAACATTTGGATTTCAAGATCTAAGCTGGATGGGTGTTTTAAGTGCTGTTGGAGATATGCAAAACAGTTTTAATGGAAAAATGGTTGGTATAAACCATGGTATACTCAATGAAAGCATTAAACATCAATTGGTTGAATCAAAAAACGATCTTGCAATCTATGGAAGACAAACCCGACCAATATTTGTTGCATTATCCTATTTTGGAGATGTGAATCTACCAATAACCAATAATAAAACAGAATGCCTTCTTCTTTTAAATAAACTTGATATTCCAACTAAAAATGGTAGAAAACACAGATCATTATGTGATTTGAGTGTTGAAGAAAAGGGCAGGTTATTTTCCGAGCTGGTCCGTATGTTGAGTTTGGAAGTTCCTTCCAAATATGTTAAATACGTACCAAAATTAATATCTGGAGATTCATATGAGTTTTTAGAAGAAGAAAAATATTCCCCACTTAGGGATGCTAGTGAATTCTCAACTGCTGTTAATGCATGTGGAAGACATAACCACCATAAAGTTGCATTAAACGTATTAAAAGGAGACAGAGGTGCGGGACTTGATGAAATGGAACATCTTGCTCTCGGACACCGTCGTTACCTTGCTCAAAAAATGAATTGGATAAGGGGAGACGACAGAATAATCCCCCTCAACAATATACAGTACTTTGAAGGAAGTGAAATAAAGAGTGAAGTAATCGGAACCATAGCAGGCATGATATTAAGTTATGGTGATTGGAGGAAACCAATTATAGGTTTTACACCAATTGGAGAAGACAAGGAAGGAATAAAAGTTTCATTACGATGTTCAAGATTACTTGCATACAATGGTATACACTTTGGAAATTTAATTAGAAAGGTTGCAAAGAAAGTTGGTGGAACAGGAGGAGGACATTCTGTTGCCTGTGGAGCGTATATACCTGAGGGCAGTACCGATAAATTTTTGAACCTCCTTGATGAAAGTTTGAAAGGATTGATCTAA
- a CDS encoding signal recognition particle subunit SRP19/SEC65 family protein yields the protein MKAIIWPVYIDSKKTKHEGRKISIEHAVSSPKIREISKAAEKLDLNPEVDKNKSYSRSWWEISGRVTVDKTMPKKEILIKISNMIKGTRSK from the coding sequence ATGAAAGCAATAATTTGGCCAGTTTACATTGATTCAAAGAAAACTAAACATGAAGGAAGAAAAATTTCAATAGAACATGCTGTAAGTTCTCCTAAGATTCGAGAAATTTCAAAGGCAGCTGAAAAGCTTGATTTAAATCCTGAAGTAGATAAAAATAAATCATATTCTAGATCCTGGTGGGAAATCTCAGGAAGAGTTACAGTGGATAAGACAATGCCCAAAAAGGAAATCCTGATCAAAATTAGTAATATGATTAAGGGAACCCGATCAAAATAA
- a CDS encoding uroporphyrinogen-III synthase, translating to MKGNEFEGKVIGITRPAERIAEAVNIVEAHGGKAFIAPTLELQVSNSQSLKNLCKMAGKLDWLIFTSPTAIISLFKHCNDLKERLSPDCKIAVIGPRTGKFLEEKGLKVDMVPEDYTAEGLLEVYQGLELNNKLIGLPRTLSARDSLPAGLEKMGAHVFIAEAYKSELPENKDNVENLIKNIINGKIDAVTFTSTLTVQNLLEIAKEEDKERLLEKFRNGNVAVAAIGPVTARPLKEQGIPVLIPEEYTVKAMLEKLMNYMN from the coding sequence ATGAAGGGTAATGAATTTGAGGGAAAAGTAATAGGTATAACACGTCCTGCTGAAAGGATTGCTGAAGCCGTGAACATTGTTGAAGCACATGGTGGAAAGGCATTTATTGCACCTACTTTGGAACTCCAAGTTTCAAATTCCCAGTCTCTAAAAAACTTGTGCAAAATGGCAGGAAAGCTTGACTGGTTAATATTCACTTCCCCAACAGCAATTATATCATTATTCAAACATTGTAATGATCTTAAAGAGAGACTTAGTCCTGACTGTAAGATAGCTGTAATAGGTCCCAGAACTGGGAAATTCCTGGAAGAAAAGGGCTTAAAAGTAGATATGGTGCCAGAGGATTATACTGCAGAAGGGCTTCTGGAGGTTTATCAAGGATTAGAACTCAATAATAAACTTATAGGACTCCCCAGAACATTATCTGCAAGGGATTCACTTCCAGCGGGACTGGAAAAAATGGGTGCGCATGTTTTCATTGCCGAAGCCTACAAATCCGAACTTCCAGAAAATAAAGATAACGTTGAAAATTTAATAAAAAACATAATCAACGGAAAAATTGATGCGGTAACATTTACAAGTACTTTAACCGTGCAAAATTTGCTAGAAATTGCTAAGGAAGAGGATAAGGAGAGATTACTCGAAAAGTTTAGGAATGGGAATGTTGCTGTAGCTGCAATAGGTCCTGTTACAGCCAGACCCCTGAAAGAACAGGGTATTCCTGTTTTGATTCCTGAGGAATATACTGTTAAAGCTATGCTAGAAAAGTTAATGAATTATATGAATTAA
- the cobA gene encoding uroporphyrinogen-III C-methyltransferase, with the protein MVVYLVGAGPGDPDLITLKAVKALKKANVVIYDRLANNEILKYAENADLIYVGKKAGEHYKKQDEINQILIDQGKKHQNVVRLKGGDPFVFGRGGEEMLALLEEGICVEFIPGVTSAIGVPTSSGLPVTHRGIATSLTIVTGHEDPTKPNKQVKWDFKADTIIILMGIGLLEENTKEIMKYKDPKTPVCVIENGTSPDQRIITGTLEDITQNHINTPALVIVGKVVDVFKESLLKKAKLEKVEGK; encoded by the coding sequence ATGGTAGTATATTTGGTTGGTGCTGGACCTGGAGATCCAGACCTTATAACTCTTAAAGCCGTTAAGGCCCTAAAAAAAGCTAACGTGGTAATTTACGACAGACTTGCAAATAATGAAATTTTAAAGTATGCAGAAAATGCTGATCTCATTTATGTAGGTAAAAAAGCAGGAGAACATTACAAAAAACAAGACGAAATAAACCAAATACTCATTGATCAAGGTAAAAAACACCAAAATGTTGTTAGATTAAAGGGTGGAGACCCATTTGTATTTGGTAGGGGTGGAGAAGAAATGCTGGCTTTGTTAGAAGAAGGGATATGTGTAGAATTCATTCCAGGAGTCACTTCTGCCATTGGTGTACCCACATCTTCAGGACTTCCAGTTACACACAGAGGTATTGCAACTTCATTAACAATAGTTACAGGACATGAAGACCCTACAAAGCCTAACAAACAGGTTAAATGGGATTTTAAAGCAGATACTATAATTATTCTTATGGGTATTGGACTACTGGAAGAAAACACCAAGGAAATAATGAAGTACAAAGATCCAAAAACTCCTGTCTGCGTTATTGAAAATGGTACATCTCCAGATCAGAGAATTATAACAGGAACACTCGAAGATATCACTCAGAATCATATAAACACTCCTGCATTGGTAATTGTAGGTAAGGTAGTGGATGTTTTTAAGGAATCTTTACTTAAAAAGGCTAAACTCGAAAAGGTTGAAGGTAAATGA
- the purQ gene encoding phosphoribosylformylglycinamidine synthase subunit PurQ, with product MKVGIIRFPGSNCDRDVFHALELAGAKPEYIWWSKRDLSDFEGIVIPGGFSYGDYLRAGAIAAITPVINGIKDCVKEEKPVLGICNGAQILAEVGLVPGVFTENQNAKFICKWTELKVNSTRTPFTSMYKKNEVINMPIAHAEGRYYTENLKKLHENDQIILSFESENPNGSMEAITGVCDEEGLVCAVMPHPERASETILGSDDGLKFFSGMIKY from the coding sequence ATGAAAGTTGGGATAATAAGATTTCCTGGGTCAAACTGTGATAGGGATGTTTTCCATGCACTTGAACTTGCAGGGGCCAAACCAGAATATATCTGGTGGAGCAAAAGAGATCTTTCAGACTTTGAAGGCATAGTGATACCTGGAGGATTTTCTTATGGAGATTATCTCCGTGCAGGAGCCATAGCAGCAATCACCCCTGTGATAAATGGCATTAAAGACTGTGTTAAAGAGGAAAAACCTGTTCTTGGAATATGTAACGGTGCCCAAATACTTGCAGAGGTTGGACTGGTGCCCGGTGTTTTTACTGAAAACCAGAATGCCAAATTCATTTGCAAATGGACAGAACTCAAGGTTAACAGTACCAGAACACCGTTTACAAGTATGTACAAGAAGAATGAAGTAATAAATATGCCAATAGCCCATGCTGAAGGTCGTTACTATACCGAAAATCTTAAAAAACTACATGAAAATGATCAGATAATACTTTCATTTGAATCCGAAAATCCAAACGGGTCAATGGAAGCCATTACAGGAGTATGTGATGAAGAGGGATTGGTGTGTGCAGTCATGCCCCATCCTGAAAGAGCTTCAGAAACTATTTTAGGATCTGATGACGGTTTAAAATTCTTTAGTGGAATGATTAAATATTGA
- the purS gene encoding phosphoribosylformylglycinamidine synthase subunit PurS: MKYDAEVKISLKNGMLNPEAATIQRALALLDYNVENTATVDMIKFTIEGSDQELVKKEVDEMCQRLLCNPVIHDYTIKISPKEE; the protein is encoded by the coding sequence ATGAAATATGATGCAGAGGTTAAAATTAGTCTGAAAAATGGTATGTTAAATCCCGAAGCAGCAACTATACAGAGAGCGCTGGCCTTACTTGATTATAATGTAGAAAATACAGCTACAGTTGACATGATTAAGTTTACAATTGAAGGATCAGATCAGGAACTTGTTAAAAAAGAAGTGGATGAAATGTGCCAGAGACTACTCTGCAATCCTGTGATCCACGATTATACCATTAAAATATCTCCAAAAGAGGAATAA